One Olsenella sp. oral taxon 807 DNA segment encodes these proteins:
- a CDS encoding ATP-binding protein: protein MNIAEATVQIEGAIKAYLAQDEAGLDLIPPQMQRPILMMGPPGIGKTAIVGQIAERMGINFVSYSITHHTRQSALGLPFIAEASFGGKTYRVSRYTMSEIIATVHDAIEDSQVREGILFLDEVNCASETLMPSMLQFLQYKSFGPHRLPTGWVIVCAGNPPEYNRAAREFDPAMTDRLKRIDIEPNLDAWMSYATTQAVHPAITSYLANKPKNFYKVRTGVHGARMVTARGWEDLSRMMRACRHEGIAVNQNLVSQYLQDREVAEDFSLYLELFSKYEDDYKIQDILAGTAKGEISRRAKEASFDERIALVNLLLNALLDEVHELDGATRALRGARKTVDDIAEQAREQASHEWAHRLDERAQKMREHSEEARAKGTASEARLRELVGEARLLDALRRTLLQSTELGAKGSKDARAVCSEVLDTKESSLAARASRISSEVERVLDFLDGCFGDGQEMLVFTTHLAVDPAFMRLASMHGAASFTRHSRALMLHERGLDLLDTADRLVEQGAGATGVANRREPSRPPSK, encoded by the coding sequence ATGAACATAGCTGAGGCGACGGTGCAGATAGAAGGCGCCATCAAGGCCTACTTGGCGCAAGACGAGGCCGGACTCGACCTCATCCCTCCCCAGATGCAGAGACCGATCCTCATGATGGGCCCACCCGGCATTGGCAAGACGGCCATCGTGGGCCAGATTGCGGAGCGCATGGGCATAAACTTCGTCTCGTACTCGATCACGCACCATACCCGCCAGAGCGCACTTGGCCTTCCCTTTATCGCTGAGGCCAGCTTCGGTGGCAAGACCTATCGCGTAAGCCGCTACACCATGAGTGAGATCATCGCCACCGTCCATGATGCCATCGAGGATTCACAGGTTCGCGAGGGTATTCTCTTCCTGGACGAGGTCAACTGCGCCTCAGAGACGCTTATGCCGTCCATGCTGCAATTTCTTCAGTACAAGAGCTTCGGGCCGCATCGCCTCCCTACAGGCTGGGTCATCGTCTGCGCGGGCAACCCGCCCGAATACAACCGAGCCGCCCGCGAGTTTGACCCTGCCATGACAGACCGACTGAAGCGTATAGACATCGAGCCGAACCTCGACGCGTGGATGAGTTACGCCACGACCCAGGCGGTGCACCCCGCCATCACAAGCTACCTTGCCAACAAGCCCAAGAACTTCTACAAGGTGCGGACCGGCGTACATGGGGCACGCATGGTCACAGCCCGCGGCTGGGAGGACCTCTCACGCATGATGCGGGCATGTCGGCACGAAGGGATTGCCGTCAACCAAAACCTGGTCTCTCAGTACCTCCAAGACAGGGAGGTCGCCGAGGACTTCTCGCTCTACCTCGAGCTCTTCTCCAAGTATGAGGACGACTATAAGATACAAGACATCCTTGCGGGTACAGCGAAGGGTGAGATATCCAGACGCGCAAAGGAGGCGTCCTTCGACGAGCGAATAGCCCTCGTGAACCTCCTCCTGAACGCCCTTCTCGATGAGGTCCACGAGCTCGACGGGGCAACACGCGCGCTTCGTGGCGCCCGGAAAACCGTAGACGACATTGCGGAACAGGCCAGGGAACAGGCCAGCCATGAGTGGGCACACAGACTAGACGAGCGCGCCCAAAAGATGCGCGAGCACAGCGAAGAGGCACGCGCCAAGGGAACAGCTAGCGAAGCGAGGCTGCGTGAGCTTGTGGGAGAGGCAAGGCTTCTTGACGCTTTGCGCCGAACCCTGCTCCAATCGACGGAGCTCGGTGCAAAGGGTTCCAAGGACGCTCGGGCCGTCTGCTCAGAGGTCCTCGACACGAAAGAGTCTAGCCTCGCTGCTCGCGCAAGCAGGATATCGAGCGAGGTCGAGCGTGTCCTCGACTTCCTGGATGGCTGCTTTGGCGACGGTCAAGAGATGCTCGTCTTCACGACGCACCTCGCCGTCGACCCCGCGTTCATGCGCCTCGCGAGCATGCATGGTGCAGCGTCCTTCACGAGACACAGCCGCGCACTCATGCTTCACGAACGCGGACTCGACCTGCTCGATACGGCCGACAGGCTCGTCGAGCAGGGCGCGGGAGCCACAGGCGTGGCCAACCGCAGGGAGCCCTCCCGTCCTCCCTCAAAATGA
- a CDS encoding VWA-like domain-containing protein produces the protein MREPDEKDRALAALREAISTREPSLVRHGLDVLAKAGDGRSTSKVTPLEAVDLLERACTYGPRASAQAVWEYFQGDFVYTGWALALALRCANEDVARWLLGLGVDLLGAVRQPKALRALLPHEGSFTRFDLVRESPTLFLNNMDHTVSTEVFDNFSGTEQIIGKPYAVPTSLRASCKLVGTLASEGLFDAVVFDDLFRACVVKAWHALRHARDRDPKTAQTCLALAKHLLKLHRERDLGDGNVRLIMGNLIVPKADPDIMAFVCLEMPDVFLGRLRALSWLQEDTELICRMVPTLSPATEQDNAALLLVLARSGLMGELKAIASWPDTFTTANLPAAVEAASVAGHAEVATWLLARLEAVREADGAVPTAASVRLGDATAAIPTRRQPGKPATGGTAQEALPPAGTKGKDTPRPVSAVPTDGSREAAGTVALDRAGVNPADAVERGVDGAAQLAIQIVELARSEIVSQNPFLAGPFSLLTLAPTRGATSALAVDGQTLSFNVDQLIQDFVTRRAAPAHDMAHALVHCLLLHPFVGTTVGREAWSLAADVAAEKVVCELLGPREGERGRQQRAVFDRLCGELHGEITAERLYRVLAGGAYAPMRDEWAELFGADDHAGWYPSDDEAHPGDVGHDQQGTSDDAGTTAQASRTQSHAGWGDDRPKTCESGPSDHQGSPAKDDRAVNDRASGGATDAGADTPASPAQPSPPEVIAQKGSDSKRRWLRAAKSMRTDLETLSRRYGTKAQSFVKMLDVSAHEQIDYREFLRQFAVSGEQLRLSDSEFDYIFYTYGLELYKDTPLIEPLEYRDERRIRDFAIVIDTSSSITPKVVQQFVNTTFDVLTSESSFFERTNIHIIQADAQVQSDTTISSLAELDHWRRNIRLRGFGGTDFRPAFRHVRKLMEDGEFDDLRGLIYFTDGWGIYPERMPPYKTTFVFYDEDHRPELVPAWAMQITLHPGEFESMSVY, from the coding sequence GTGAGAGAGCCTGACGAGAAAGACCGAGCGCTTGCGGCCCTCCGCGAAGCTATCTCAACGCGTGAGCCCAGTCTCGTGAGGCATGGTCTGGATGTTCTCGCGAAGGCAGGCGACGGGCGGTCGACAAGTAAGGTCACGCCTCTTGAGGCCGTGGACCTCCTCGAGCGGGCCTGCACGTACGGTCCTCGCGCGAGCGCACAGGCGGTATGGGAGTACTTTCAGGGAGACTTCGTCTACACGGGTTGGGCGCTCGCGCTGGCCCTACGTTGTGCCAATGAGGACGTAGCTCGCTGGCTTCTTGGCTTGGGCGTTGACCTTCTGGGAGCCGTGCGCCAACCCAAGGCACTCCGGGCGCTCCTTCCTCACGAAGGCAGCTTCACCCGTTTCGATCTTGTCCGCGAGAGTCCGACGCTCTTTCTCAACAACATGGACCACACGGTCTCCACCGAGGTCTTTGACAACTTCTCTGGAACCGAGCAGATTATAGGCAAACCCTACGCAGTCCCTACAAGCCTACGCGCCAGCTGTAAGCTCGTGGGCACGCTTGCCTCCGAGGGCCTCTTTGATGCCGTCGTCTTCGATGACCTCTTTCGTGCCTGCGTGGTCAAGGCCTGGCATGCGCTGCGCCATGCGCGCGATCGTGATCCAAAGACGGCCCAGACCTGCCTCGCGCTCGCGAAGCACCTGCTCAAGCTACATCGCGAACGGGATCTTGGTGATGGCAACGTCCGTCTCATCATGGGCAACCTCATCGTACCCAAGGCTGACCCGGACATCATGGCCTTCGTCTGCCTCGAGATGCCTGATGTCTTTCTGGGCAGGTTGCGGGCGCTCTCGTGGCTGCAGGAGGACACCGAGCTCATCTGTCGCATGGTGCCCACTCTTTCGCCCGCGACCGAGCAGGACAACGCGGCGCTGTTGCTGGTACTTGCCCGCTCTGGCCTCATGGGGGAGCTCAAGGCCATCGCAAGCTGGCCCGACACGTTTACGACCGCGAACCTGCCCGCAGCCGTGGAGGCAGCGTCTGTGGCAGGGCATGCCGAAGTCGCAACTTGGCTCCTTGCGCGACTCGAGGCTGTGCGAGAAGCCGACGGCGCTGTACCCACCGCAGCCTCGGTTCGTCTTGGCGATGCCACGGCCGCCATTCCTACGCGCAGGCAGCCTGGCAAGCCGGCCACGGGAGGCACCGCACAAGAGGCTCTACCCCCTGCGGGGACAAAGGGCAAAGACACCCCCAGGCCAGTCTCAGCTGTCCCCACAGACGGCAGTCGCGAGGCTGCGGGGACCGTCGCCCTCGACAGGGCTGGGGTCAATCCTGCGGACGCAGTCGAGCGCGGCGTAGACGGCGCAGCTCAGCTCGCGATCCAGATCGTTGAGCTCGCGCGCAGCGAGATCGTCTCACAGAACCCCTTTCTTGCGGGCCCGTTTTCCCTTCTCACCCTTGCCCCCACACGTGGCGCCACAAGCGCTCTGGCGGTGGATGGCCAGACGCTCTCCTTCAATGTCGACCAGCTCATACAGGACTTTGTCACAAGACGCGCTGCCCCCGCCCACGACATGGCACACGCGCTCGTGCACTGCCTCTTGCTCCACCCCTTCGTGGGCACCACGGTAGGACGCGAGGCATGGAGCCTCGCTGCAGACGTCGCAGCCGAGAAGGTCGTGTGCGAGCTCTTGGGACCACGTGAGGGCGAGCGAGGCAGACAGCAACGAGCCGTGTTCGATCGCCTGTGCGGCGAGTTGCACGGCGAGATCACGGCCGAGCGGCTCTATCGCGTCCTCGCTGGAGGCGCGTATGCCCCCATGAGGGATGAGTGGGCCGAGCTGTTCGGCGCTGATGACCACGCTGGCTGGTACCCCTCCGACGACGAGGCCCATCCGGGCGACGTCGGGCACGATCAGCAGGGTACGAGTGATGACGCGGGCACAACGGCGCAAGCCTCGCGCACGCAGAGCCATGCCGGATGGGGCGACGATCGCCCCAAGACCTGCGAAAGTGGGCCCTCTGACCACCAGGGCTCCCCCGCCAAGGACGATCGGGCCGTCAACGACAGGGCGAGCGGAGGCGCCACCGACGCTGGCGCAGACACCCCCGCATCACCAGCGCAGCCCAGCCCTCCTGAGGTTATTGCCCAGAAGGGATCCGACTCCAAGAGGCGCTGGCTGAGGGCAGCGAAGTCCATGCGCACAGACCTCGAGACGCTCTCAAGACGGTATGGCACCAAGGCGCAGAGCTTCGTCAAAATGCTCGACGTCAGTGCCCACGAGCAGATCGACTACCGAGAGTTTCTCAGGCAATTTGCCGTCTCGGGCGAACAGCTTCGGCTCTCTGACAGCGAATTCGACTACATCTTCTATACCTACGGTCTTGAGCTCTACAAGGATACCCCGCTCATAGAGCCTCTGGAGTATCGTGACGAGAGGCGCATCCGAGACTTCGCGATCGTCATCGACACCTCGAGCTCCATCACGCCCAAGGTCGTCCAACAGTTCGTGAACACGACCTTTGACGTGCTTACGAGCGAGTCGAGCTTCTTTGAGAGGACCAATATCCACATCATCCAGGCCGATGCCCAGGTGCAGAGCGACACAACAATCAGCTCACTTGCAGAGTTGGACCACTGGAGGCGCAACATTAGGCTCCGAGGATTTGGAGGCACGGACTTTAGGCCCGCCTTTCGCCACGTACGCAAGCTCATGGAAGACGGTGAGTTCGATGACCTGCGGGGACTCATCTACTTTACCGATGGCTGGGGCATCTACCCCGAGCGCATGCCACCTTACAAGACCACCTTCGTCTTCTATGACGAGGACCACCGACCAGAGCTCGTCCCCGCCTGGGCTATGCAGATCACCCTACACCCAGGGGAGTTCGAGAGCATGTCGGTATACTAA